A stretch of the Epinephelus fuscoguttatus linkage group LG2, E.fuscoguttatus.final_Chr_v1 genome encodes the following:
- the LOC125879879 gene encoding pleckstrin homology domain-containing family F member 2-like gives MDTMVHQLTFDKDNQERIHAVESSFGPSGKPLSQPGRVLIGEGRLVKQSRRGPQPKVFFLFNDVLVYGSIILNGRWHKKQQIIPLEDIQLEDLEDSARMRNQWLIRTPRKSFYVAASSYEEKRAWIEHMEDCRSRLLERAGCTPSSTFAVTWIPDQASAVCMRCACKFTVTQRRHHCRKCGFVVCGACSKKRAIIGHIHPTKCLRVCTMCHSSLSTTEAGAQEVSRIRGSSTEKIGSDEDEFEGSYEEEEVEEQMDDHDPSRWMESQMDSWSPYVYLRPEHVRPQ, from the exons atggacaccatGGTGCACCAGCTGACATTTGATAAGGATAACCAGGAGCGGATCCATGCTGTGGAGAGCTCATTTGGGCCATCTGGGAAGCCCCTGTCCCAGCCTGGTCGGGTTCTGATCGGAGAGGGCCGCCTGGTGAAGCAGAGCCGCCGGGGGCCACAGCCGAaagtcttcttcctcttcaatGATGTGCTGGTGTATGGCAGCATCATCCTCAACGGCCGTTGGCACAAGAAACAGCAGATCATCCCTCTCG AGGACATCCAGCTGGAGGACTTGGAGGACAGTGCAAGAATGAGAAACCAGTGGTTAATCCGCACCCCACGCAAGTCCTTCTACGTGGCAGCCTCCTCATACGAGGAGAAGCGAGCCTGGATCGAGCACATGGAGGATTGCCGGTCCAGACTGCTAGAGAGAGCAGGCTGCACACCCAGCTCCACCTTCGCCGTCACCTGGATCCCCGACCAGGCCTCTGCTGTCTGCATGCGCTGCGCCTGCAAGTTCACCGTGACCCAGCGCCGCCACCACTGCCGGAAATGTGGCTTTGTGGTCTGCGGCGCCTGCTCCAAGAAGCGAGCGATCATTGGACACATTCATCCAACTAAGTGTTTGAGGGTCTGCACCATGTGTCACTCCAGCCTTTCCACAACAGAGGCCGGGGCCCAAGAGGTGTCTCGGATCAGGGGAAGCAGCACAGAGAAGATCGGCTCAGATGAAGATGAATTTGAGGGATCctatgaggaagaggaggtagaGGAGCAGATGGACGACCATGACCCCAGCAGGTGGATGGAATCCCAGATGGATTCCTGGTCCCCCTATGTCTACCTCAGACCAGAGCATGTGAGGCCCCAGTGA